Proteins encoded in a region of the Dendropsophus ebraccatus isolate aDenEbr1 chromosome 11, aDenEbr1.pat, whole genome shotgun sequence genome:
- the LOC138767892 gene encoding ICOS ligand-like isoform X2, with the protein MESCTRVPAILLWCLTIGCRLAWGLVGRLHGSVGLPCVHPQLPGPIEQFNVYWQQKIPGSEDLVVATLVNGLVHTGHVNEKFRGRSHLCPERVKTGNFSLTLTNLTHQDSGSYVCIVLWMKDHVTQLKDITAELEVTAGFSTPVVGDLTSAEHLPYGQERTLTCTSQGAGHLPRIIWISGDDNNEVQDGRVQQEVQQNGEIINVSSTITLNISSHLNILCVIVTKDGNVTSEPSPKNQEL; encoded by the exons GGTCCCTGCTATTCTCCTCTGGTGTCTGACAATTG GTTGTAGACTGGCCTGGGGTCTGGTGGGCAGGCTGCATGGCTCGGTGGGGCTCCCGTGTGTGCACCCTCAGCTGCCCGGACCCATAGAGCAGTTCAATGTGTACTGGCAGCAGAAGATCCCGGGGTCGGAGGATCTGGTGGTGGCCACTCTGGTGAACGGATTGGTGCACACAGGACATGTGAATGAGAAGTTCAGGGGCCGCAGCCATCTCTGTCCTGAACGGGTAAAGACTGGAAACTTCAGCCTGACCCTGACCAACCTGACCCACCAGGACAGCGGCTCCTATGTCTGCATCGTACTGTGGATGAAGGACCATGTAACCCAGCTCAAAGATATCACAGCGGAGCTGGAGGTCACAG CTGGGTTCAGTACTCCGGTGGTCGGCGACCTCACCTCTGCGGAGCACCTCCCGTATGGCCAGGAGAGGACCCTGACCTGCACCTCGCAGGGAGCCGGCCATCTGCCCAGGATAATCTGGATTAGCGGTGATGACAACAACGAGGTCCAAGATGgccgtgtccagcaggaagttcAGCAGAACGGGGAGATCATCAATGTGTCCAGCACCATCACCCTCAACATCTCCTCCCACCTCAACATCCTGTGCGTCATAGTCACCAAGGATGGAAACGTGACCTCTGAGCCGT